One window of the Shewanella cyperi genome contains the following:
- a CDS encoding GGDEF domain-containing protein codes for MAQNADAMNELHWLIDMVQTIEVGLVVLDRNFNIQLWNGFMENHSGISPNAIKGCNLFEQFPNLPANWLKQKMESVFLLKNRAFISWEQRPFVFKFKNYRPITGRAEFMYQNVTLLPLASLTGQVTHLSMIVYDVTDIAINKLQLKAANTQLEHLSQTDGLTQLFNRRHWQQCMNHEYERFSRYGDSASLVMFDIDHFKRVNDTYGHMAGDKVIQHIAHILSQSLRETDCAGRYGGEEFAVVMSNTRARDAWHFTERLRTRIAASPIQFEGQSIQVTISLGIAEVGDPVESASMWLSNADHALYQAKQEGRNRSIIFEE; via the coding sequence ATGGCGCAAAATGCAGATGCAATGAACGAACTTCACTGGCTCATCGATATGGTGCAAACCATAGAGGTGGGGCTGGTGGTGCTGGACAGAAATTTCAATATCCAGCTGTGGAACGGTTTTATGGAAAACCACAGTGGCATCTCCCCCAATGCCATCAAGGGTTGCAACCTGTTCGAACAATTTCCCAATCTGCCCGCCAACTGGCTGAAGCAGAAGATGGAGTCTGTGTTCCTGCTGAAAAACCGCGCCTTTATCAGCTGGGAGCAAAGGCCCTTTGTGTTCAAGTTCAAAAACTATCGCCCCATCACAGGTCGGGCCGAGTTCATGTACCAGAACGTTACCCTGTTGCCGCTGGCATCGCTGACGGGTCAAGTGACTCACCTGAGCATGATTGTTTATGACGTGACCGACATCGCCATCAACAAGCTGCAACTCAAGGCCGCCAACACCCAACTGGAACACCTGAGTCAGACCGACGGCCTGACCCAGCTGTTTAACCGGCGCCACTGGCAGCAGTGCATGAACCACGAGTATGAGCGCTTCTCCCGCTACGGCGATTCCGCCAGTCTGGTGATGTTCGACATAGATCATTTCAAGCGGGTCAATGACACCTATGGCCATATGGCCGGTGACAAGGTCATCCAGCACATAGCCCATATCCTCAGCCAGTCGCTGCGGGAAACCGATTGCGCCGGCCGTTATGGCGGCGAAGAATTTGCGGTGGTGATGTCCAACACCCGCGCCCGGGATGCCTGGCATTTCACCGAGCGGCTGCGGACCCGCATCGCCGCCAGCCCCATCCAGTTCGAAGGCCAGAGCATACAGGTCACCATCAGCCTGGGCATAGCCGAGGTGGGGGATCCCGTGGAGAGTGCCTCCATGTGGCTGTCCAATGCCGACCATGCCCTGTACCAGGCCAAGCAGGAAGGGCGTAACCGCTCTATCATCTTTGAGGAATAG
- a CDS encoding MaoC family dehydratase, with protein MPSLFSLYRKIFFGRKPGWDGQSLPQIEVSCAPQTLSADKVAQYAEVCGFEFDGEHLPLTYLYVMAFRLHAVIFTHQAITFPLLGMIHLKNRISRYRPLKISEAYRLDCALTHSELTDAGLEFELVSKAYVGDELVWEAHSVYLYRMESAGRRARPPKGNDMAWDQPQHWQLGEDLGRRYAKASGDYNLIHLHPLLSKRFGFDRVLAHGMWSKARCTAALMDKIGQRPCTLDVSFKLPLFMPAEVSFAAEPMAEGVRFELRDQKGRRPHLSGELHFLD; from the coding sequence ATGCCATCGCTGTTTTCTCTGTACCGCAAGATTTTTTTCGGCCGCAAGCCGGGCTGGGATGGTCAAAGCCTGCCACAGATTGAGGTGAGCTGTGCGCCCCAAACCCTGTCCGCCGACAAGGTGGCCCAGTATGCCGAGGTTTGCGGTTTCGAATTTGATGGTGAACATCTGCCGCTCACCTACCTGTATGTGATGGCCTTCCGTCTGCATGCGGTGATCTTTACCCACCAGGCCATTACCTTCCCGCTGCTGGGAATGATCCACCTGAAAAACCGCATCAGCCGTTATCGCCCCTTGAAGATCAGCGAGGCCTATCGTCTCGACTGTGCCCTGACCCACAGCGAGCTGACCGATGCCGGTCTGGAGTTTGAGCTGGTGTCCAAGGCCTATGTGGGTGATGAGCTGGTGTGGGAAGCCCATTCGGTATACCTGTACCGCATGGAGTCAGCCGGTCGCCGCGCCCGTCCGCCCAAGGGCAATGACATGGCCTGGGATCAGCCCCAGCACTGGCAGCTCGGCGAAGATCTCGGTCGTCGCTATGCCAAGGCTTCCGGCGATTACAACTTGATCCACCTGCATCCGCTGTTGTCCAAGCGCTTCGGCTTCGATCGCGTGCTGGCACACGGCATGTGGTCCAAGGCACGCTGCACCGCTGCCCTGATGGACAAGATAGGTCAGCGCCCCTGCACATTGGATGTGAGCTTCAAGCTGCCGCTGTTTATGCCCGCCGAGGTCAGTTTTGCCGCCGAGCCCATGGCCGAAGGGGTTAGGTTTGAACTCAGGGATCAGAAGGGCCGCAGGCCACATCTGAGCGGTGAGCTGCACTTTCTCGATTAA
- a CDS encoding metal ABC transporter permease translates to MDMELLGILLPALAAGVLVISTHVVLGKQVLKRGIIFIDLAIAQVAALGAIVAHLNEDLEHLPFVHMWMPALFALAGAGLIAWLSKRLVGELEAMIGCFYVLAAVAAMLLLSNDPHGAELLKQLMSGQILWVSWEQLLLPALVSVLVLALIAAKPRVLDGAAFYLLFALVITLSVELVGVYLVFSTLILPALALNRYQGRYALALAYGVGLAGYLLGLVLSASLDLPSGAAIVATLALCAFVFRIASHGRRGSPGTENIID, encoded by the coding sequence ATGGATATGGAATTGCTCGGCATATTGTTGCCGGCACTGGCGGCGGGGGTGTTGGTTATCTCCACCCACGTGGTGCTCGGCAAGCAGGTGCTCAAGCGCGGCATCATCTTTATCGATCTGGCCATAGCCCAGGTGGCGGCCCTTGGCGCCATAGTGGCCCATCTCAATGAAGATCTGGAACACTTACCCTTTGTCCACATGTGGATGCCGGCGCTGTTTGCCCTGGCCGGCGCCGGGCTGATAGCCTGGCTGTCGAAACGCCTGGTGGGTGAGCTTGAGGCCATGATAGGTTGCTTTTACGTGTTGGCGGCGGTGGCGGCCATGTTGCTGCTGTCCAACGATCCCCACGGCGCCGAGTTGCTCAAGCAGCTGATGTCCGGGCAAATTCTCTGGGTCAGCTGGGAGCAGTTGTTGCTGCCGGCGCTGGTGTCTGTGCTGGTGCTGGCGCTGATTGCTGCCAAACCCAGGGTGCTCGATGGCGCAGCCTTCTACCTGCTGTTTGCCCTGGTGATTACCCTGTCGGTGGAGCTGGTGGGGGTATATCTGGTGTTCAGCACCCTGATACTGCCGGCCCTGGCCCTTAACCGTTACCAGGGGCGCTATGCCCTGGCGCTGGCCTATGGTGTCGGCCTGGCGGGTTACCTGTTGGGGCTGGTGTTGTCTGCCAGTTTGGATCTGCCCAGCGGTGCTGCCATAGTGGCGACCTTGGCCCTGTGTGCCTTCGTTTTCCGCATCGCCAGCCATGGCAGGCGGGGCTCCCCCGGCACTGAAAATATCATCGACTAG
- a CDS encoding methyltransferase domain-containing protein — protein MQDKNFDSLAGKFAKNIYGTPKGEIRAAVLWRDLQAVLTPYGDRKLRILDAGGGFGFFSQKLAAQGHEVVLCDISAEMLASAEAQIAASSVPLNIRLVHGPLQALNLTDHGQFDLILCHAVVEWLADAKSALEGLLQLLKPAGLLSLMFFNLDAMRFHALVSGNFDYVRADFKIKKKVRLTPTHPLPVAQVRDWFSEWQLQTQSESGVRVIHDYLKKSLPPEFSQQDLLEMELRYSTEPLYVPLGRYVHFIGQKPQD, from the coding sequence ATGCAGGATAAAAACTTCGACTCACTGGCGGGCAAGTTCGCCAAAAACATTTACGGCACCCCCAAGGGGGAGATCCGCGCCGCCGTGTTGTGGCGTGACTTGCAAGCGGTGCTGACGCCCTATGGCGACCGCAAATTGCGGATACTCGATGCCGGCGGCGGCTTTGGCTTTTTCAGCCAAAAGCTGGCGGCTCAGGGCCATGAAGTGGTGCTGTGCGACATTTCCGCCGAGATGCTGGCAAGTGCCGAGGCGCAGATAGCCGCGAGTTCGGTGCCGCTCAACATACGTCTGGTTCACGGCCCATTGCAGGCCCTCAACCTGACGGATCACGGCCAGTTTGACCTCATTTTGTGCCACGCAGTGGTGGAGTGGTTGGCGGATGCCAAGAGCGCCCTTGAAGGCCTGCTGCAATTGCTGAAGCCGGCCGGGTTGCTGTCGCTGATGTTTTTCAATCTCGATGCCATGCGTTTCCATGCCCTGGTGTCCGGCAATTTCGATTATGTGCGGGCCGACTTCAAGATTAAGAAAAAAGTGCGCCTGACCCCCACCCATCCCCTGCCTGTGGCCCAAGTACGGGACTGGTTCAGCGAATGGCAGCTGCAAACCCAAAGCGAATCCGGGGTGCGGGTGATACATGATTATCTGAAGAAAAGCCTGCCGCCGGAGTTCAGCCAGCAGGACTTGCTGGAAATGGAACTGCGCTATTCCACCGAGCCACTCTATGTGCCACTCGGCCGTTACGTGCATTTCATCGGCCAAAAACCACAGGACTAA
- a CDS encoding 1-acylglycerol-3-phosphate O-acyltransferase, protein MLLIARSLLLALLLLLVFVVGSLACLLRPRHRDNVHMFARWFSAAAPILGVKLIVRRSTAAGSEPCIYLANHQNNYDIFTHTAAVPRGTVSLGKKSLAWMPLFGQIYWLSGNILIERNNRSRAFETMANTVRKIKDKCLSVWIFPEGTRSRGRGLLPFKAGAFHTAIAAGVPMVPVLASNQCHINLNRWDNGVVIIEMMDPIETQGLDRSHVKALSERIHAAMAAKLEALNQEAASLMQRA, encoded by the coding sequence GTGCTGTTAATCGCCAGATCCCTGTTGTTGGCCCTGTTGTTGCTGTTGGTTTTTGTGGTCGGCAGCCTCGCCTGTTTACTGCGCCCCCGTCACCGTGACAATGTACATATGTTCGCCAGGTGGTTCTCCGCCGCGGCGCCGATATTGGGGGTGAAACTTATTGTTCGCCGTTCAACGGCTGCTGGCAGCGAACCCTGCATCTATCTCGCCAACCATCAGAATAATTACGATATTTTTACCCATACCGCCGCCGTGCCCCGTGGCACTGTGAGTCTGGGCAAGAAGAGCCTGGCCTGGATGCCGCTGTTTGGCCAAATCTATTGGCTGTCCGGCAATATTCTGATTGAGCGCAACAACCGTAGCCGGGCTTTCGAGACCATGGCCAACACGGTACGCAAGATAAAAGACAAATGCCTGTCGGTGTGGATTTTCCCCGAGGGTACCCGCTCCCGCGGCCGCGGTTTGCTGCCCTTCAAGGCCGGCGCTTTCCACACGGCCATCGCCGCCGGTGTGCCCATGGTGCCGGTGCTGGCCTCCAATCAGTGCCATATAAATCTCAATCGTTGGGATAATGGCGTGGTCATCATCGAAATGATGGACCCCATTGAGACCCAGGGACTCGACCGTTCCCATGTGAAGGCGCTGTCGGAGCGCATCCATGCGGCCATGGCGGCCAAACTGGAAGCACTCAATCAGGAGGCGGCCAGCCTGATGCAGCGCGCCTGA
- a CDS encoding mechanosensitive ion channel family protein yields the protein MKRILSSLLLLGLSLGALADTADSQQQLQILQSGIETELQELKQAKGELLAIGEYRISTKTQALFAQLAREMEQGAEEKPWLLPLIRQQLVLAKRSQDYLDSQIKQLGQNLGKEQGAQALLAIARRESQRDELLQREWQLLGWGKQLGMDTSSQVAELGQRLSDRGDRLDSLLKYTQEALQQATAEARAAGKDVSAEQTARLAELRQRLAENSASLNATVALIDELGMDSAELKKTLFSVSGDITQDVLNLDVASGLARQWLGNAESQLLENGPRLMFKLFIFVLILAIASLAGKLVKQAVRRTVSNSKLNFSRLLQDFFTSLSSKAVFTLGLLIALSQLGFELGPLLAGFGIAGVIIGFALQDTLSNFASGMMILIYRPYDVGDLITAAGVTGRVSHMSLVSTTVKTLDNQRLIIPNNKIWGDTINNITAEQHRRIDMTFGISYSDNIEHAETILSDIVQHHPKVLDTPGPTVRLHLLGESSVDFVVRPWVKPDDYWEVYWDITKAVKMRFDAEGITIPFPQRDVHFYRNK from the coding sequence ATGAAGCGCATTTTGTCCTCTTTACTCCTGCTTGGCTTGAGCCTTGGCGCATTGGCCGACACCGCGGATAGCCAACAACAACTGCAAATCCTGCAAAGCGGCATAGAAACCGAACTGCAGGAGCTGAAACAGGCCAAAGGTGAGTTACTGGCCATAGGCGAATACCGGATATCCACCAAGACCCAGGCGCTGTTTGCCCAACTGGCCAGGGAGATGGAACAGGGTGCCGAAGAAAAGCCCTGGCTGTTGCCCCTTATCCGTCAACAGCTGGTATTGGCCAAGCGCAGCCAGGATTATTTGGACAGCCAAATAAAACAGCTGGGGCAAAACCTGGGAAAGGAACAGGGGGCTCAGGCCTTGCTGGCTATCGCCCGGCGTGAAAGCCAACGGGATGAACTGCTGCAGCGTGAGTGGCAGCTGCTGGGCTGGGGCAAACAGTTGGGCATGGACACCTCATCTCAAGTGGCGGAGCTGGGACAAAGGCTCAGCGATCGCGGCGACCGCTTGGACAGCCTGCTGAAATACACTCAGGAAGCCCTGCAGCAAGCCACGGCGGAAGCCCGGGCCGCCGGCAAGGATGTCAGTGCCGAACAAACGGCCAGACTGGCAGAATTGCGCCAGCGTCTGGCCGAAAACAGCGCCAGTCTCAATGCCACTGTGGCCCTGATTGATGAGTTGGGCATGGACAGTGCGGAGCTGAAGAAGACCCTGTTCAGTGTCTCCGGCGACATCACCCAGGATGTGCTCAATCTCGACGTGGCCTCGGGACTGGCCCGACAATGGCTTGGCAATGCCGAATCCCAACTGTTGGAAAACGGCCCCAGGCTGATGTTTAAGCTGTTTATCTTCGTGCTTATCCTGGCCATTGCCAGCCTCGCCGGCAAGCTGGTAAAACAGGCGGTGCGCCGCACCGTCAGTAATTCCAAGCTCAACTTCAGCCGCCTGTTGCAGGACTTCTTTACCTCCCTGTCGTCCAAGGCGGTATTTACCCTGGGTCTGCTGATCGCCCTGTCGCAGCTGGGTTTCGAACTGGGCCCCTTGCTGGCGGGTTTCGGGATCGCCGGTGTCATCATAGGTTTTGCACTGCAGGACACCCTGTCCAACTTCGCCTCGGGGATGATGATCCTGATTTACCGTCCCTATGATGTGGGCGACCTCATCACGGCCGCCGGTGTCACGGGCCGGGTCAGCCATATGAGCCTGGTGTCCACCACGGTCAAAACCCTCGACAACCAGCGACTGATCATCCCCAATAACAAGATTTGGGGTGACACCATCAACAACATCACCGCCGAGCAGCACCGCCGTATCGACATGACCTTTGGTATCAGCTACAGCGACAACATTGAACACGCCGAAACCATACTCAGCGACATAGTGCAGCACCATCCCAAGGTGCTGGACACCCCGGGACCCACGGTGCGGCTGCATCTGTTGGGTGAATCTTCTGTGGATTTCGTGGTGCGGCCATGGGTAAAACCGGACGATTACTGGGAGGTCTACTGGGACATTACCAAGGCGGTGAAGATGCGCTTCGACGCCGAGGGCATTACCATCCCCTTCCCCCAGCGCGATGTGCATTTTTACAGAAATAAATAG
- a CDS encoding formate--tetrahydrofolate ligase — MRSDMDISRSASLQPLADIAARLGLTPNQWRLYGSHKAKVSLSAIPEQTDRPRGKLVVVTAVTPTPFGEGKTVTTIGVTQGLQHLGQKVCACIRQPSLGPVFGVKGGAAGGGFSQVVPMEDLNLHMTGDIHAVTSAHNLAAAAIDARLHHETRMGERFERQTGLKRLNIDPERILWRRVVDHNDRALRQIQVGLGQGNGPEHENGFDITAASELMAILALCRDLKDMRKRIGQVLLSLDVDGKPVNAEDLGVAGAMTAIMRDAIEPTLMQTLSGAPCLVHAGPFANIAHGNSSIIADRIALAHADFVVTEGGFGSDMGFEKFCNIKCRQSGERPAAAVLVVTLRALKANSGLGDEASSQEKLEAGFANLAWHISNVQGYGIPAVVAINHFAEDAQQELLWLKEQALAAGAFGCEISDAFSLGAEGAAALATVVLKATAQQSEFKQLYSVDDSFGAKLMTLAERYGAAGVLMSPEADADLAELTRLGLDKLPLCMAKTPLSISHDPALKGAPRGFELPVRRLRVSAGAGFITVLTGNVMTMPGLGPKPGYLAIDIDDDGQIVGLA, encoded by the coding sequence ATGCGCTCAGACATGGATATTTCGCGCTCAGCAAGCCTGCAACCCCTGGCCGATATTGCCGCCCGCCTGGGGCTGACACCAAACCAGTGGCGCCTCTATGGTAGCCATAAAGCCAAAGTTTCCCTATCCGCAATCCCAGAACAGACTGATCGCCCCCGTGGCAAATTGGTGGTGGTTACCGCCGTCACGCCAACGCCCTTTGGTGAGGGCAAGACGGTCACCACCATAGGTGTGACCCAGGGGCTGCAACACCTGGGACAGAAAGTGTGCGCCTGCATCCGCCAGCCGAGCTTGGGGCCCGTATTCGGGGTCAAGGGCGGTGCCGCCGGTGGCGGTTTCTCCCAGGTGGTGCCCATGGAGGATTTGAACCTGCACATGACAGGGGATATCCATGCCGTCACCAGCGCCCACAACCTGGCGGCTGCGGCCATCGATGCCCGCCTGCACCACGAGACCCGCATGGGCGAGCGCTTTGAACGTCAGACCGGTTTGAAGCGCCTGAACATAGACCCCGAGCGGATCCTGTGGCGCCGGGTGGTGGATCACAACGACAGGGCGCTCAGACAAATTCAGGTGGGCCTGGGGCAGGGTAACGGCCCGGAGCACGAGAACGGCTTTGATATCACGGCGGCCTCCGAACTGATGGCGATTCTGGCCCTGTGCCGGGATCTCAAGGATATGCGTAAGCGCATAGGTCAGGTGCTGCTGTCGCTCGATGTCGACGGCAAGCCCGTCAACGCCGAGGATTTGGGCGTCGCCGGTGCCATGACTGCCATCATGCGTGATGCCATTGAACCTACCCTGATGCAAACCCTCAGCGGCGCGCCCTGCCTGGTCCATGCCGGTCCCTTCGCCAACATAGCCCATGGTAACTCCTCCATCATTGCCGACCGCATCGCCCTGGCCCACGCCGATTTTGTGGTTACAGAGGGGGGCTTTGGCTCGGACATGGGATTCGAAAAATTCTGCAACATCAAGTGTCGCCAGTCCGGCGAACGTCCCGCTGCTGCCGTGCTGGTGGTGACCTTGAGGGCGCTCAAGGCCAACTCGGGTCTGGGGGATGAGGCCTCATCCCAGGAAAAACTTGAGGCCGGTTTTGCCAATCTGGCTTGGCACATCAGTAACGTGCAGGGCTATGGCATTCCTGCTGTGGTGGCCATCAACCATTTTGCCGAGGATGCCCAGCAAGAACTGCTGTGGCTCAAGGAGCAAGCCCTGGCGGCCGGCGCCTTCGGCTGTGAAATCAGCGATGCCTTCAGCCTCGGCGCCGAAGGGGCCGCGGCCCTGGCTACCGTGGTGCTCAAGGCCACAGCGCAACAGTCTGAATTCAAGCAACTTTACAGCGTCGATGACAGTTTCGGTGCCAAGCTGATGACCCTGGCCGAGCGCTACGGGGCCGCCGGGGTACTCATGTCTCCCGAGGCTGATGCGGATCTTGCCGAGTTGACTCGTCTGGGACTCGATAAATTACCCCTGTGCATGGCGAAGACCCCCCTGTCCATCAGCCACGACCCGGCGCTCAAGGGCGCTCCCCGCGGTTTTGAGCTGCCGGTGAGAAGGCTGCGTGTCAGTGCCGGTGCCGGCTTTATCACTGTGCTGACCGGCAACGTCATGACCATGCCGGGACTGGGGCCCAAGCCCGGCTACCTGGCCATAGACATAGATGATGACGGCCAGATAGTGGGTCTGGCCTGA
- a CDS encoding chemoreceptor glutamine deamidase CheD, which yields MVLDSRQQAYPGFERTPRYWDNEQQSWVARVDPGEYYISNQDELIYTRLGSCVAACIWDPLMGIGGLNHFLLPERALHEDWHQLTSYSCRYGNWAMEQLINSILSVGGLKSRLQAKIFGGASLGRMSVLNVGQSNIDFVRNYLAMEGIEVQAEDLGGPWPRKVLLHPQSGKVRIKRLAIEGIRQIETEEARYLRGVTRKAAEPAPDSVELFD from the coding sequence ATGGTGCTGGATTCTCGACAGCAGGCATACCCCGGCTTTGAACGCACCCCCAGATATTGGGACAATGAGCAGCAGTCCTGGGTGGCGCGGGTCGATCCCGGGGAGTACTACATCAGCAATCAGGATGAACTCATCTATACCCGCCTGGGTTCCTGTGTGGCGGCCTGTATCTGGGATCCGCTGATGGGCATAGGCGGCCTCAATCATTTTTTGTTACCCGAGCGCGCCCTGCATGAGGATTGGCACCAGCTGACCAGTTACTCCTGTCGCTATGGCAACTGGGCCATGGAGCAGCTGATCAACAGCATACTCAGTGTCGGTGGCCTCAAGAGTCGCTTGCAGGCCAAAATTTTCGGTGGCGCCAGCCTGGGGCGCATGTCAGTGCTCAATGTGGGCCAGTCCAACATCGATTTTGTTCGCAATTATCTGGCCATGGAGGGAATCGAGGTGCAGGCCGAAGATCTCGGTGGTCCCTGGCCGCGCAAGGTGCTGCTGCATCCCCAAAGCGGCAAGGTCAGGATCAAGCGTTTGGCCATAGAAGGTATCCGCCAAATCGAGACCGAAGAAGCCAGATACCTGCGCGGCGTGACCCGCAAGGCGGCCGAACCGGCGCCGGACAGCGTGGAGCTGTTCGATTAG
- the rraB gene encoding ribonuclease E inhibitor RraB encodes MSIERQLKEQLEENREIVKALLDDGSDPDAEYVIEHHFSSTNFDRLEKAAVDAFKLGFEVNDAEEMELDDGMTIFCFDAIASHKLDLALLDKASEQLLQLADKQKVEYDGWGTYFMGDEDDLDEEDEDDLDDDGFPRD; translated from the coding sequence ATGTCGATTGAACGTCAGTTAAAGGAGCAGTTGGAAGAGAATCGCGAGATAGTCAAAGCGCTGCTCGATGATGGTTCCGATCCAGACGCCGAGTATGTGATTGAACATCATTTTTCCAGCACCAATTTTGACCGCCTGGAAAAGGCCGCCGTGGATGCCTTCAAACTGGGCTTCGAGGTGAACGATGCCGAAGAAATGGAGCTGGATGACGGCATGACCATCTTCTGCTTCGATGCCATCGCCAGCCACAAGCTGGACCTGGCGCTGCTGGACAAGGCCAGCGAGCAATTGCTGCAGTTGGCCGATAAGCAAAAGGTGGAATACGATGGTTGGGGCACCTATTTTATGGGTGACGAAGATGACCTCGATGAAGAAGACGAGGATGATCTGGACGACGACGGTTTCCCCCGCGACTGA
- a CDS encoding metal ABC transporter solute-binding protein, Zn/Mn family: MRINSKLLGALLALSFGHSSMAMAALNIFACEPEYGALAKELAPGAKIYTATTAMQDPHQVQARPSLIAKMRQADLVACAGADLEIGWLPMLQMKSANAAVREGSDGLFFGADQVEPLDKLASVDRSMGDVHAKGNPHLQFDPERMLRVARAFSDRLKQLDPEAAADYEAAHADFAARWQAATTRWQAQAEPLKGKKVIAYHTTFRYLFNWLGISQEADLEPKPGLPPTSGHLASLVERAKAGDILAIVVASYQDERGARWLSDKTGVPVLILPASVGANDQSQDLFGLYDNVLAQLLGGK, from the coding sequence GTGCGCATCAATTCTAAACTGCTTGGGGCCCTGCTGGCCCTGTCATTCGGCCACAGCTCAATGGCGATGGCCGCCCTGAATATCTTTGCCTGTGAACCCGAGTATGGAGCCCTGGCCAAGGAGCTGGCGCCCGGCGCCAAGATCTATACCGCCACCACAGCGATGCAGGATCCCCATCAGGTGCAGGCACGTCCCAGCCTGATTGCCAAGATGCGCCAGGCGGATCTGGTTGCCTGTGCCGGTGCCGATCTGGAAATTGGCTGGCTGCCCATGTTGCAGATGAAATCCGCCAATGCCGCGGTGCGCGAAGGTAGCGATGGTCTGTTCTTCGGTGCCGATCAGGTGGAGCCCCTGGACAAGCTGGCCAGTGTCGACCGCAGCATGGGCGACGTCCATGCCAAGGGCAATCCTCACCTGCAATTCGATCCCGAGCGTATGTTGAGGGTGGCGCGTGCCTTCAGTGACAGGCTCAAGCAGCTCGACCCGGAAGCGGCCGCCGACTACGAGGCCGCCCATGCCGACTTCGCCGCCCGCTGGCAGGCCGCCACCACGCGCTGGCAGGCCCAGGCCGAGCCGCTCAAGGGCAAGAAGGTGATCGCCTACCACACCACCTTTCGCTACCTGTTCAACTGGCTGGGTATAAGCCAGGAGGCCGATCTGGAGCCCAAGCCCGGATTGCCTCCCACAAGTGGTCACCTGGCAAGCCTGGTGGAGCGGGCCAAGGCCGGTGACATCCTGGCCATAGTGGTGGCTTCCTATCAGGACGAGCGCGGTGCCCGCTGGTTGTCCGACAAAACAGGTGTGCCTGTGTTGATCTTGCCCGCGTCTGTGGGCGCCAACGACCAGAGTCAGGACCTTTTCGGTCTCTACGACAACGTCCTGGCGCAACTGCTGGGAGGCAAGTGA
- a CDS encoding aldo/keto reductase, producing MSHTSLSMSDFAAGFWRLADWGLDRQARLTLIEQYLELGVVTMDHADIYGNYSCERLFGEALALAPGLRSKLQLVSKCGIKPALAGDSNRYVNHYDTSKAHIIASAERSLQLLGTDWLDLLLIHRPDPLMDADEMAEAFVQLRDSGKVRHFGVSNFTPAQFELLQSRLAFPLQTNQVELSPLMMHTLSDGTLDLCQQRRIRPMAWSCLGGGALFSGDSPKAGRLRVELQRLMQETGARDMAQLIYAWVRMHPSRPIPIIGSGNIERIRSALASTAIQLDRQQWFSIWQAAMGHKVP from the coding sequence ATGTCACACACCTCTCTGAGCATGTCCGACTTTGCCGCCGGCTTTTGGCGCCTCGCCGATTGGGGCCTGGACAGGCAAGCCCGTCTGACCCTGATTGAGCAGTACCTGGAGCTGGGGGTGGTGACCATGGATCACGCCGACATCTATGGCAACTACAGCTGCGAGCGCCTGTTCGGTGAGGCCCTGGCCCTGGCACCGGGCCTGAGGAGCAAGCTGCAGCTGGTAAGCAAGTGTGGCATCAAACCGGCGCTGGCCGGCGACAGCAACCGCTATGTCAATCACTATGACACCTCAAAGGCACACATCATCGCCAGCGCCGAGCGCTCGCTGCAGTTGCTGGGAACCGATTGGCTGGATCTGTTGCTGATCCACAGACCCGATCCCCTGATGGATGCCGACGAGATGGCCGAGGCCTTTGTGCAGCTCAGGGACAGTGGCAAGGTGCGCCATTTCGGGGTATCCAACTTCACCCCGGCCCAGTTTGAGTTATTGCAATCGCGGCTGGCGTTCCCACTGCAGACCAACCAGGTGGAACTGTCGCCGCTGATGATGCATACCCTCTCCGACGGCACCCTGGATTTATGCCAGCAAAGACGCATTCGCCCCATGGCCTGGTCCTGCCTGGGTGGCGGCGCCCTGTTCAGCGGTGACAGCCCCAAGGCCGGACGCTTGCGGGTGGAGCTGCAGCGCCTGATGCAGGAAACCGGCGCCAGGGACATGGCCCAGCTCATCTATGCCTGGGTGCGCATGCACCCCAGCCGCCCCATCCCCATCATAGGCAGCGGCAATATTGAGCGGATCCGCTCGGCCCTGGCCTCAACGGCGATTCAGCTGGACCGCCAGCAGTGGTTCAGCATCTGGCAGGCGGCCATGGGCCACAAGGTACCTTAG